GTGCTGGCGCAGCATCGGCACCAGGTGGTCAGTCGTGGCGCGGTGCAGGCTCAGTGTCACGCCATGGCGCTGATGCAGGCGGCTGATGGCGGCGGTCAGCAAGGCGCTGGACACGTACGGCACCACGCCCACATGCAGATGCGCCGACTGCCCGGCATGCAGTGCCTCGACTTCGCGCTCCCACAGGTCCAGGTCACTGAGCATATGCCGCGCGCGCACCAGGGCCAGATTGCCCAGCGCGGTGGGCTGCAGGCCGCTGCCGGTGCGCAGGAACAGCGGTGCGCCAAAAATGTCCTCCATTTCGGCCAGCGCCTTGGTCACTGCAGGCTGGCTGATGCCGGTCTGTGCGGCGACGCGCGTCAACGATTTATGGCGGTCGATATTGACCAGCAGCGTCAGATGACGATGCTTGAGACGATTGGCAAGACGAACGGCATCCCGGCTCATGGCGGCTTTCTCAATAACCATTTGGTTATGCAATTATGCCTACAAAGATAAAACCAGTTATTTCAGGATCCTATACTGCTCGCATCCTTTCCTGCCTTGCGGACCCGCCCGATGAATCCGTCCTTCACCACCCGACCTGAAATACGCGGCACATTCGGTGTGGTGTCGTCCACGCACTGGCTGGCGTCGCAAGTGGCGATGAGCGTGCTGGAACGCGGCGGCAATGCCTACGACGCCGCCGTGGCCGGCGGCTTCGTTCTGCAAATCGTCGAACCGCACCTGAACGGGCCGGGCGGCGAAGTCCCCATCCTGATCTGGAGCGAGCGCGAACAACGCATGCGCGCACTGTGCGGACAGGGCACGGCGCCCGCGCTGGCGACGCCGGCGTATTTCCGCGCAATGGGGCTGGACCTGGTGCCGGGGATCGGCCTGCTGCCCGCGACGGTGCCCGGCGCGTTCGGCGCCTGGCTGACCCTGCTGCGCGACTACGGCACGTGGGAACTGGCCGACGTGCTGCAACCGGCCATCGGCTATGCGCGCGACGGGTTCCCGCTGGTGCCGCGGATCTCGCAAGCGATTCTGGCGGTGCAGGCGCTGTTTCGCGACGAATGGAAGAGCTCGGGCAATGTCTGGCTGCCGGGCGGCCGCGTGCCCGCCCCCGACGCGCTGTTCCGCACGCCCGCCATCGCGGCCACCTACACCCGGATCCTGGACGAAGCGCACGCCGCCAGCACCGACCGGCGCGGCCGCATCGACGCGGCGCTGGACGTCTGGTATCGCGGTTTCGTGGCCGACGCCATCGACAGCTTCTATACGAACGAGGCCGTGCTCGACACCACCGGCCAGCGCAACCCCGGATTGCTGCGCAAATCGGATCTGGCTGACTGGCGCGCCACGTACGACGAACCGCTGACCACGCAATATGGCCGCTACACGGTAGCCAAATGCGGCGTGTGGTCGCAGGGGCCGGTACATCTGCAACAGCTCGCGCTGCTGCGCCACCTGGACGTGGACAAACTGGATCCGCTGTCGCCGCAGTTCGTGCACCGCGTCGCCGAGGCCGCCAAGCTGGCGTTCGCCGACCGCACCGCCTGGTATGGCGATCCGGATCACACGCAGGTGCCGCTTGCGGCCCTGCTCAGCGACGACTATGCGCGAGCGCGCGCCGCCGGCATCGGCGAACGCGCCGCAACCACACTGCAGCCCGGCAGCCCCGGCGGAAAGGCGCCGCGCCTGCCCGATCTGGAGGCCGCGATCCGCACGCTGGCCGCGTCGGACACGCGCTACGGCGTGGGCGAACCCACCTTTGCCGCGTTGCCGCCCGTGACGGAATGGGCGACGCGCGAACTCTTCGTGGGCGACACCTGCCAGATCGACGTCATCGACCGCGACGGCAACATGGTCGCCGCCACGCCGTCGGGCGGCTGGCTGTCGTCCAGCCCCGTGGTGCCCGAGCTGGGCTTTTCGCTGACGACCCGCCTGCAGATGACGTGGCTGGACGACGGCGTGCCGGGTCAGTTGCAGCCGGGCAAGCGACCGTGCACCACCCTGTCGCCCGGCTTGGCGCTGCGCGACGGGCTGCCGTACATGGCGTTCGGCACGCCCGGCGGCGACCAGCAGGACCAGTGGACCGTCGCCTTCTTTTTGCGTCACGCCATGGGCATGAATTTGCAGGCGGCCATTGACGCGCCGTCCTGGCACATCGATCACTTTCCGGGCTCGTTCTGGCCGCGTTCGCAGACGCTGAACCGCCTGACGGTCGAATCGCGCATGCCCGCCGCCACGCTGGACGCGCTGCGCGCCGCCGGCCACGACGTCAAGGTCGGGCCGGACTGGTCCGAAGGCCGCATCAGCGCCTGCACACGCGAGCCGGCCGAGGGCGGACGCTTGCTGCTGCGCGCCGCCGCAAATCCGCGCGGCATGCAGGGATACGCCGTCGGCCGCTAATCGATTTTCATACGACCGGCTCTCAGAAGCCGGACACACTACGCAAGGGGTAAGCACCATGACACTGCACTTCAAACGACTGCTGCGCACGTTCGCGCTGGGATTGGCGATAGCCGCGCCCGCGCTCTCGCACGCCGCCTGGCCCGAGAAGCCCATCACGCTGGTC
The DNA window shown above is from Achromobacter spanius and carries:
- a CDS encoding gamma-glutamyltransferase family protein: MNPSFTTRPEIRGTFGVVSSTHWLASQVAMSVLERGGNAYDAAVAGGFVLQIVEPHLNGPGGEVPILIWSEREQRMRALCGQGTAPALATPAYFRAMGLDLVPGIGLLPATVPGAFGAWLTLLRDYGTWELADVLQPAIGYARDGFPLVPRISQAILAVQALFRDEWKSSGNVWLPGGRVPAPDALFRTPAIAATYTRILDEAHAASTDRRGRIDAALDVWYRGFVADAIDSFYTNEAVLDTTGQRNPGLLRKSDLADWRATYDEPLTTQYGRYTVAKCGVWSQGPVHLQQLALLRHLDVDKLDPLSPQFVHRVAEAAKLAFADRTAWYGDPDHTQVPLAALLSDDYARARAAGIGERAATTLQPGSPGGKAPRLPDLEAAIRTLAASDTRYGVGEPTFAALPPVTEWATRELFVGDTCQIDVIDRDGNMVAATPSGGWLSSSPVVPELGFSLTTRLQMTWLDDGVPGQLQPGKRPCTTLSPGLALRDGLPYMAFGTPGGDQQDQWTVAFFLRHAMGMNLQAAIDAPSWHIDHFPGSFWPRSQTLNRLTVESRMPAATLDALRAAGHDVKVGPDWSEGRISACTREPAEGGRLLLRAAANPRGMQGYAVGR